A genomic stretch from Phycisphaerae bacterium includes:
- a CDS encoding amino acid ABC transporter ATP-binding protein, which yields MIRVEGLCKNYAGAEVLRGVNLDVQRGQATVVVGASGGGKSTLLRCINALEPFDSGAVHVADLTLSPGENGESSNGVYAALRRRVGMVFQQFNLFPHFTALENVMSGPQYALGLPREEAADRAKKLLDRVGLGDKLHHKPAALSGGQQQRVAIARALANEPEAILFDEPTSALDPRMTAEVLAVMADLAAGGQTMLVVSHAMGFVRRSAHQVHVMAEGRVIESGPPEQIFESPEHPQTREFLAEACCT from the coding sequence ATGATTCGCGTCGAGGGGCTTTGCAAGAACTATGCCGGCGCCGAGGTGCTTCGCGGCGTCAATTTGGACGTTCAGCGCGGCCAGGCGACGGTTGTGGTCGGGGCGTCCGGCGGCGGCAAAAGCACGCTATTGCGCTGCATCAACGCCCTGGAGCCCTTTGATTCGGGGGCGGTCCATGTCGCCGATCTGACGCTTTCGCCCGGCGAGAATGGCGAATCCTCCAACGGCGTTTACGCGGCTCTGCGACGCCGCGTCGGTATGGTGTTTCAACAATTCAATCTCTTTCCGCACTTTACCGCCCTCGAAAATGTCATGAGCGGACCGCAATATGCCCTGGGCCTCCCGCGCGAGGAAGCCGCTGACCGTGCGAAGAAGCTGCTCGATCGCGTAGGCCTCGGCGACAAGCTGCACCACAAGCCCGCGGCGCTTTCCGGGGGTCAGCAGCAGCGCGTGGCCATCGCCCGCGCGCTGGCCAATGAACCCGAAGCGATTCTCTTCGACGAACCGACCAGCGCCCTCGATCCACGGATGACAGCCGAAGTACTGGCGGTCATGGCCGATCTTGCGGCGGGCGGTCAAACGATGCTTGTCGTCAGCCATGCGATGGGGTTCGTAAGGCGCTCGGCGCACCAGGTTCACGTCATGGCGGAGGGCCGGGTGATCGAATCCGGGCCGCCCGAGCAGATTTTTGAGTCGCCGGAGCATCCCCAGACGCGCGAATTTCTCGCGGAGGCGTGCTGCACCTGA
- a CDS encoding PQQ-binding-like beta-propeller repeat protein, with translation MYMNAIRLLALTMIVGLAISAALLAQEKKKSAEKKPGAAARQKKPGNAAQPSSKGTNWPTFRGPNASGVADGHALPAEWSVPEKDNVKWMTEIPGLGLSSPVVWGKRLFVTTAVGGEGSTGLKVGLYGNIDPVEDDSVHQFMLYCLDKKTGKVLWKETCYEGVPKIKRHTKASHANCTPATDGKHVVAFFGSEGLYCYDMVGKQLWKKDLGLLDAGYYVVPKAQWGFGSSPVIHDGLVIVQCDVQKGSFLAAFDVKTGDEKWRQDRDEVPTWSSPTIVETGKKKQVVVNGYKHIGGYSLDDGKQLWKLKGGGDIPVPTPVVAHGLIFITNAHGQLAPIYAIKPTATGDVSLEGSETSNEGVAWAKLREGIYMQTPLVYGDELYMCRDNGVLSCYDAKTGEQHYKQRLGKGRSGFTASAVAGDGKVYYTSEEGDVYVVKAGPKFEELSQNPLGEVCMSTPAISKGVIFFRGQNHVIAVGDGSQQTKTAQ, from the coding sequence ATGTACATGAACGCTATAAGGTTGCTCGCGCTGACGATGATCGTGGGGCTGGCCATTTCGGCGGCGCTCCTGGCACAGGAGAAAAAGAAGTCAGCGGAGAAGAAACCGGGGGCCGCTGCCCGACAAAAGAAGCCGGGCAACGCTGCTCAACCGTCGTCCAAGGGTACCAACTGGCCGACGTTTCGCGGGCCCAATGCTTCCGGCGTCGCCGATGGGCATGCGCTGCCCGCTGAATGGAGCGTTCCCGAGAAAGACAACGTCAAGTGGATGACCGAGATCCCCGGCCTCGGCCTGTCCAGCCCGGTCGTCTGGGGCAAGCGGCTCTTTGTGACGACCGCCGTCGGCGGCGAGGGCTCGACGGGACTCAAGGTCGGTCTCTACGGCAACATCGATCCCGTCGAGGACGACAGCGTCCACCAGTTCATGCTCTATTGCCTCGACAAGAAGACCGGCAAGGTTCTGTGGAAAGAAACGTGCTACGAAGGCGTGCCCAAGATCAAGCGCCACACCAAGGCGTCGCACGCGAATTGCACGCCCGCGACCGACGGGAAGCACGTCGTCGCGTTCTTCGGCTCCGAAGGGCTCTACTGTTACGACATGGTGGGCAAACAGCTCTGGAAGAAGGACCTCGGTCTGCTCGACGCCGGCTATTACGTCGTGCCCAAGGCGCAGTGGGGATTCGGCAGCTCGCCGGTCATTCACGACGGCCTCGTGATCGTCCAATGCGACGTGCAGAAGGGCTCCTTCCTCGCCGCGTTCGATGTGAAGACCGGGGACGAGAAATGGCGGCAGGATCGCGACGAAGTGCCGACCTGGAGCTCACCAACGATTGTGGAGACCGGCAAGAAGAAGCAGGTCGTTGTCAACGGGTACAAGCACATCGGCGGGTACTCGCTGGACGACGGCAAACAGCTCTGGAAGCTCAAGGGCGGCGGCGATATCCCGGTCCCCACTCCCGTTGTGGCCCACGGCCTGATCTTCATTACCAACGCGCATGGCCAACTCGCCCCGATCTACGCCATCAAGCCGACGGCGACTGGTGACGTATCGCTGGAGGGAAGCGAGACATCAAACGAGGGCGTCGCTTGGGCGAAACTCCGCGAAGGCATCTACATGCAAACGCCGCTCGTTTATGGCGATGAGCTCTATATGTGCCGCGACAACGGCGTCCTGTCCTGCTACGACGCAAAAACAGGCGAGCAGCATTACAAACAACGGCTGGGAAAGGGCCGTTCGGGATTCACCGCATCCGCCGTCGCCGGGGACGGCAAGGTCTATTACACCAGTGAAGAAGGGGACGTGTACGTCGTAAAGGCCGGGCCGAAGTTCGAAGAGCTTTCGCAAAACCCGCTGGGCGAGGTCTGCATGTCAACGCCGGCAATCTCCAAGGGCGTGATCTTCTTTCGCGGGCAGAATCACGTGATTGCCGTCGGCGACGGCTCTCAACAAACCAAGACGGCGCAGTAA
- a CDS encoding glycosyltransferase family 39 protein: MNFLPATLLARRNAGLSIQAPADPAIPRNAIALVSIVASTLAAGLPGLGAWSRLTPDSFTYLDAARCLYETGGYTPLRMIVPPGFPTLLAPLLSLGDLPFLAVRWMNLACWITSGAFTFLLFRRHLGTVGAWLAAVLLATSPAMSAQSAALLSEAAFMPLILGSLLLVESGRARAKTGWSTIVALGLLCAAATLVRTMGIVLAPIMGLALFLRPGAGLRHRVAETILFATVFAVPLVGWELRQSHYPRGNSYGRAWQTARPSEHSDSEGLALQIERLSRFGPMRLRDIHSALVPPRLGWRSFQGSTAAIAGWLIGGAMILVTVWRCWRVRSPVDFYCMATLGMLCFWPYDEGPRMVVPLLPFFFAYLIWAGQNAQRALAARPRASRIVTIALAGILIAHLCELGLAVPALARQREKAEFRVAAMQRIADWQDANLPPGASLAGYIRPRNDAKTTLLGGSYLARRRVIQTPRDLADPTGDALVPEVEFLFVHSESAEAPTGPNHWLPMGHVEGFDVYSRGPQTDE; the protein is encoded by the coding sequence ATGAACTTTCTTCCCGCGACCTTGCTCGCGCGCCGCAACGCCGGGCTTTCCATCCAGGCCCCGGCCGACCCCGCCATCCCGCGCAACGCGATTGCGCTGGTCTCCATCGTCGCGTCGACGCTCGCCGCCGGTCTACCGGGATTGGGCGCGTGGAGCCGACTCACGCCCGACAGCTTTACTTACCTCGACGCGGCGCGATGCCTTTATGAGACCGGTGGATATACACCGCTCCGCATGATCGTACCCCCGGGCTTTCCGACGCTGCTGGCCCCGCTGCTCTCGCTGGGCGATTTGCCGTTCCTGGCGGTTCGGTGGATGAATCTTGCGTGTTGGATCACGTCTGGCGCATTCACTTTTTTGTTGTTTCGGCGTCACCTTGGTACGGTAGGCGCGTGGCTGGCCGCGGTGCTCTTGGCGACCAGCCCGGCCATGTCGGCGCAATCTGCCGCCTTGCTGTCCGAAGCGGCTTTCATGCCGCTGATCCTGGGCAGCCTTCTGCTGGTGGAGTCAGGGCGCGCCCGAGCGAAGACAGGCTGGTCGACGATTGTCGCGCTCGGCCTCTTGTGTGCCGCCGCAACCCTGGTCCGGACGATGGGAATTGTCCTCGCGCCGATCATGGGGCTGGCGCTGTTCTTGCGGCCCGGCGCCGGCCTCCGTCATCGTGTCGCCGAGACGATTCTCTTCGCCACGGTCTTCGCCGTGCCCCTGGTCGGTTGGGAGCTTCGCCAATCCCACTATCCTCGCGGCAATAGCTACGGCCGCGCCTGGCAGACCGCGCGGCCCAGCGAACACAGCGATTCCGAAGGATTGGCGCTGCAAATCGAGCGGCTGTCGCGCTTTGGTCCTATGCGACTGCGGGACATTCATTCGGCGCTGGTGCCGCCGCGCCTGGGATGGCGGTCGTTTCAGGGATCCACCGCGGCGATCGCCGGTTGGTTGATCGGCGGAGCCATGATCCTCGTGACGGTTTGGCGATGTTGGCGCGTGCGCAGCCCGGTCGACTTCTACTGTATGGCAACGCTGGGAATGCTCTGCTTCTGGCCCTACGACGAAGGGCCGCGGATGGTCGTGCCGCTGCTGCCGTTCTTCTTTGCCTACCTCATCTGGGCCGGGCAGAACGCGCAACGCGCCCTGGCCGCGCGCCCGAGGGCGTCGAGAATCGTCACGATTGCACTGGCCGGGATTCTTATCGCCCACCTCTGCGAGCTGGGCCTGGCTGTGCCTGCCCTCGCCCGACAGCGTGAAAAGGCGGAATTCCGTGTCGCGGCCATGCAGCGGATCGCGGATTGGCAGGATGCGAATCTTCCGCCCGGCGCATCGCTTGCCGGTTACATTCGGCCGCGCAACGACGCCAAAACGACGCTGCTTGGCGGCAGCTACCTCGCCCGACGACGCGTCATTCAAACGCCGCGCGATCTCGCCGATCCAACCGGTGACGCGCTGGTTCCCGAGGTCGAATTCTTATTCGTCCATTCCGAGTCCGCAGAGGCGCCCACCGGGCCGAATCATTGGTTGCCGATGGGCCACGTCGAGGGGTTCGATGTGTACTCGCGCGGCCCCCAAACGGATGAATGA
- the pgsA gene encoding CDP-diacylglycerol--glycerol-3-phosphate 3-phosphatidyltransferase, translated as MRMNLPNQITVGRFFLSIICLLLLAAYDDTRRGEHLWMLDTAFYLFIIAAVSDILDGYLARRQNQVTAFGRILDPFVDKILVCGGFILLLSSGFDDSNGTSVTGVAAWMVVVIVARELLVSGLRGFSESAGRPYAANYWGKVKMVVQCATVPLIIQTVGRWRDIEWIMIWRTVMIWLTVVVTVASVVSYLAASRDALAEQSRG; from the coding sequence ATGCGGATGAACCTCCCCAACCAGATCACCGTCGGCCGGTTCTTCCTCTCGATCATCTGTCTCTTGCTGCTAGCCGCCTATGACGATACTCGCCGCGGTGAGCACCTGTGGATGCTGGACACGGCGTTCTACCTCTTCATCATCGCCGCCGTCTCCGACATCCTCGACGGCTACTTGGCCCGCCGTCAGAACCAGGTCACCGCCTTCGGCCGCATTCTCGACCCCTTCGTCGACAAGATCCTGGTGTGCGGCGGATTCATCCTGCTCCTGAGTTCGGGTTTCGATGATTCTAACGGCACGAGCGTCACCGGCGTGGCGGCCTGGATGGTCGTTGTCATCGTCGCCCGCGAGCTACTCGTCAGCGGCCTGCGCGGCTTTTCCGAGTCCGCCGGCAGGCCCTACGCCGCCAACTATTGGGGCAAGGTCAAGATGGTTGTACAGTGCGCGACCGTGCCGTTGATCATCCAGACCGTCGGGCGCTGGCGGGACATTGAGTGGATCATGATCTGGCGGACCGTCATGATCTGGCTCACGGTCGTCGTGACCGTCGCCTCCGTCGTCTCCTATCTCGCCGCCTCGCGCGACGCCCTCGCGGAGCAGTCCCGTGGGTGA
- a CDS encoding undecaprenyl-diphosphate phosphatase: MGDSLRAVILGIIEGLTEFLPVSSTGHMILAMSAMGIDGEKDPWSSFLYVIQIGAILAVVVYFFQPLRQQLLHRPDRGWSNHMLTKLAVGTLPAVVIGLPLNDIAEKYLEKPMPVTLAQIGGAIVMVLIERRHRGDTGPGVEAITLRQALWVGLGQCVAIIPGTSRSMATIMGGLLVGMSRRAAAEFSFYLAIPTLLGAGLLRAFKHRHALMGANALTLAIGFGVAFIVAWIVVAAFMAYIRTRPLWPFAIYRVLLGLFLIGWFVLS, encoded by the coding sequence GTGGGTGATTCCCTCCGTGCCGTTATCCTGGGCATCATCGAGGGCCTGACCGAGTTCCTGCCGGTCTCCAGCACCGGCCACATGATCCTGGCCATGTCCGCGATGGGGATCGACGGCGAGAAGGACCCGTGGTCGAGCTTCCTTTACGTCATCCAGATCGGCGCGATCCTCGCGGTAGTCGTGTACTTTTTTCAGCCGCTGCGGCAACAGCTCCTGCACCGGCCGGATCGCGGCTGGTCGAATCACATGCTGACGAAGCTCGCCGTCGGGACGCTCCCCGCCGTCGTCATCGGCCTGCCGCTGAACGACATCGCCGAGAAGTACCTGGAAAAGCCCATGCCGGTCACGCTCGCGCAGATCGGCGGCGCGATCGTCATGGTCCTGATCGAGCGCCGCCATCGCGGCGACACCGGCCCCGGTGTGGAGGCAATAACGCTTCGCCAGGCCCTTTGGGTCGGCCTGGGGCAATGCGTCGCGATCATCCCCGGCACTAGCCGCTCCATGGCGACGATCATGGGCGGTCTCCTGGTCGGCATGTCCCGCCGTGCGGCCGCCGAGTTCTCCTTCTACCTGGCCATCCCGACGCTCCTCGGCGCAGGCCTGCTCCGGGCCTTCAAACATCGCCACGCCCTGATGGGAGCCAACGCCCTGACGCTGGCCATCGGTTTCGGAGTAGCGTTCATCGTCGCCTGGATCGTCGTAGCCGCCTTCATGGCCTACATCCGCACCCGACCCCTCTGGCCCTTTGCGATCTATCGCGTTCTGCTGGGACTGTTCCTAATCGGCTGGTTCGTCTTGAGCTAG
- a CDS encoding GNAT family N-acetyltransferase, whose protein sequence is MTEHLTSIEQLAQPVSDADVRDLGALLVDAVESGAAVSFLAPLPLQGAEEWWRQTLAASHDRAIFLVARDAEGIVGSVQLQPAWAPNQPHRAEVVKLLVHRRGRRAGLGRRLMQAIEDTARGAGYRLLTLDAKRGGAAEQLYRRTGWTPVGSIPRYAFDPDGVTPHDAVIFYKELHVPDASRG, encoded by the coding sequence ATGACCGAACATCTGACCTCAATCGAGCAATTGGCCCAGCCCGTCAGTGATGCCGACGTCCGGGACCTCGGCGCGCTGCTCGTCGATGCGGTCGAATCCGGGGCGGCGGTGAGTTTTCTCGCGCCGCTCCCGCTTCAGGGAGCCGAGGAGTGGTGGCGGCAGACGCTTGCCGCGTCCCACGATCGTGCGATCTTCCTTGTTGCCCGCGACGCCGAGGGGATCGTCGGGAGCGTCCAGCTTCAACCGGCCTGGGCGCCGAACCAGCCGCACCGCGCGGAGGTTGTGAAGCTCCTGGTCCACCGGCGCGGCCGCCGCGCGGGTCTGGGAAGACGGCTTATGCAGGCGATCGAGGACACCGCGCGGGGCGCGGGCTATCGCCTCCTCACCCTGGACGCCAAGCGCGGCGGCGCGGCCGAGCAGTTGTACCGACGGACCGGCTGGACCCCGGTGGGCTCAATCCCCCGCTATGCCTTCGACCCGGATGGCGTTACCCCGCACGACGCGGTCATTTTCTACAAGGAACTGCATGTCCCAGACGCGTCCCGCGGCTGA
- a CDS encoding DUF2071 domain-containing protein, producing the protein MLQSEWKDVLAIHFRVPQATLDVSPFEPDFFCGAAYVSVFVLRMCHTRPTGTGSLGEMLVRAVIPEPTLNIRTYVRHKTRPGIFFLGEWMPSEIGASLARMTAGLPFYNGHIEQEHDCLGQLHGRVVDAQTGMAFSYEASVANSPPPRPAEAGSLDEFLMERDTAFIHDGGLIREQRVEHPPWQIQRAEVKLIELGLLRLSRDWLDDANLVGAHFAPGSLAVEIEAPRVIEEIPC; encoded by the coding sequence GTGTTGCAATCCGAGTGGAAGGATGTCCTCGCCATTCACTTTCGAGTTCCACAAGCCACGCTGGATGTTTCCCCCTTTGAACCTGATTTTTTCTGCGGGGCGGCGTACGTCAGCGTCTTTGTCCTCCGCATGTGCCACACGCGGCCGACCGGGACGGGGTCTCTCGGTGAGATGTTGGTCAGAGCCGTTATCCCCGAACCCACCTTGAATATTCGCACCTATGTGCGACACAAGACCCGGCCGGGCATTTTTTTTCTCGGCGAATGGATGCCGAGCGAGATCGGCGCGAGCCTGGCCCGAATGACGGCGGGCCTGCCGTTTTACAACGGTCACATAGAACAGGAACATGATTGTCTCGGACAACTTCACGGACGCGTGGTCGACGCTCAGACGGGCATGGCTTTTTCTTATGAGGCGAGCGTGGCCAACTCGCCACCGCCCCGCCCGGCCGAAGCGGGATCGCTGGATGAGTTTCTGATGGAACGCGATACGGCCTTCATTCACGACGGCGGGCTCATCCGGGAACAGCGCGTGGAACACCCGCCGTGGCAGATCCAACGCGCGGAAGTGAAGCTGATTGAATTGGGCCTGCTTCGTCTAAGCCGAGATTGGCTGGACGACGCCAACCTGGTGGGCGCTCATTTCGCTCCCGGATCATTGGCAGTCGAAATCGAGGCCCCCCGGGTCATCGAAGAGATTCCGTGCTGA
- a CDS encoding ABC transporter substrate-binding protein/permease: MIRFGASFAAIWACSVATTARADGLDDLRARGTLIWGADQEGGGPYVYPDPANADRVVGFEVDLAALLAAELGVRAEFKQCNWDTLPEFLENGSIDVVLNGYEWTPERATRLLATRPYYIYELQLLARQDDLRFRTVEDLDHPPAGSRYHVGVLGGSAAATYLREHFSNTVELFEYDGNTNAMAQVQSGLHDATLQDLPIAIFYRDRPQGRSLRFVGPAVGQGYYVMYLRKGENRLADALNVAIERLHKTGKLKGVYDRYELWNRSQDGLLDAAPRLTETAEMSFGQTIRRYGPILLKAAGVTVLLSVLSMPIAIVVGLFVALGRLYGPALFRPLLVVYVEVLRGTPLILQLYVIYFLLPKLLHIPLNPIAAAIAGLAINYSAYEAEIYRAGLQAIPRGQMEAALALGMSRVTALRRVIVPQAVRIVIPPVTNDFIALFKDTSVCSVIAVVELTKQYNMLANSTNAVLTVAAMTALLYLTMSYPLSWVVRRAERHLSIHGKPVAV, encoded by the coding sequence ATGATACGGTTTGGCGCCAGCTTTGCAGCAATATGGGCATGTTCCGTCGCCACCACGGCGCGGGCCGACGGACTCGATGACCTCCGCGCTCGCGGCACACTCATCTGGGGCGCGGACCAGGAAGGCGGCGGGCCCTACGTCTATCCCGACCCGGCCAATGCCGACCGCGTCGTCGGGTTTGAGGTCGATCTGGCCGCTCTGCTCGCGGCGGAGCTCGGCGTCCGCGCGGAATTCAAGCAATGCAATTGGGATACTCTGCCGGAGTTTCTTGAAAATGGGTCCATCGACGTCGTCCTGAACGGCTACGAATGGACGCCAGAACGCGCGACGCGACTGCTCGCCACCCGGCCCTACTACATTTACGAGCTTCAGCTTCTGGCGCGGCAGGACGATCTTCGCTTCAGGACCGTCGAGGATCTTGACCACCCCCCTGCCGGATCGCGCTATCACGTCGGCGTCCTCGGCGGATCGGCGGCGGCGACATATCTGCGGGAGCACTTCAGCAACACCGTCGAACTCTTCGAATACGACGGAAACACGAACGCGATGGCGCAGGTCCAGTCCGGTCTCCACGACGCGACGCTCCAGGACCTGCCGATTGCCATCTTCTACCGCGATCGGCCGCAGGGCCGCAGCTTGCGTTTTGTCGGCCCGGCTGTCGGTCAGGGCTACTATGTCATGTATCTCCGAAAAGGAGAAAACCGCCTCGCCGACGCCCTCAATGTCGCCATTGAACGCCTGCACAAGACCGGGAAGCTCAAAGGCGTTTACGATCGCTACGAACTCTGGAATCGTTCCCAGGACGGTTTGCTTGACGCCGCGCCGCGATTGACTGAAACAGCCGAAATGTCGTTCGGACAAACGATCCGACGATACGGCCCGATCCTGCTTAAGGCCGCCGGCGTCACGGTCCTGCTCTCCGTCCTCTCCATGCCCATTGCCATCGTGGTCGGCTTGTTCGTCGCCCTCGGCCGCCTTTATGGCCCCGCGCTGTTTCGACCGCTTCTTGTGGTCTATGTTGAGGTCCTTCGCGGCACGCCACTCATCCTGCAGCTCTACGTCATCTACTTCCTCCTGCCCAAGCTCCTGCACATCCCGCTCAACCCCATCGCGGCAGCCATCGCCGGCCTCGCTATCAACTACTCCGCCTACGAGGCCGAAATCTACCGGGCGGGGCTTCAGGCTATCCCCCGCGGACAGATGGAAGCGGCCCTCGCCCTGGGCATGTCCCGCGTGACCGCACTGCGGCGGGTCATCGTCCCCCAGGCGGTCCGTATCGTGATCCCGCCGGTCACCAACGACTTCATCGCTCTCTTCAAGGACACATCCGTCTGCTCGGTGATCGCCGTCGTCGAGCTGACCAAGCAGTACAACATGCTGGCCAACAGCACGAACGCCGTGCTGACCGTGGCCGCGATGACAGCGCTGCTATACTTGACTATGAGTTACCCGCTATCATGGGTAGTGCGGCGGGCGGAGCGACATTTGAGCATCCACGGTAAACCAGTAGCCGTCTAG
- a CDS encoding tetratricopeptide repeat protein has protein sequence MKASRRNRHAREKSGGGPRTDEPQTHRGATAWLSVAIAAIVFIAFLPCLSNDFNYDDEKNILENRDFRGLGISNLRWMFTTFHMGHYQPLSWVTLGLDYVIWGKNPRGYHLTNLLLHAANAVLVLLIARRLLNLGMGNAIRRSAVDAGAFIAALLFAVHPLRVESVAWVTERRDVLSSFFLLATVLLYFRANEAAGQSRRKLLAAAVAAFLLSLLSRAMGVTLPLILLVLDVYPLQRLGGGRGYVNRAVRGVWLEKIPFIALAAAAAILAPIAQKDVGAAIELSRHGMDGRIAQAAYGLVFYIYKSLLPLNLSPIYELRLPLNVLAAKYIVSAIVLLGLTATVALLRRRFPALAAVALCHVIFLLPVLGFAQSGPQEVADRYSYLPAIGWSILIGGIAAFVWTRPIHNVRPVVGVASTVIVVTLCVLTWRQCLVWRSALTLWTHATRNGPPAASAHYNLACALAKSGDKQAAIGEFHKAIDVNPVFASAHYNLSNTLYETGRVEDAILGYRRVLELDRHFGRAHYELGRVFGEQRRYQQAKEEYRAAIRVAPSLVKAYINLGVIVAQQDKDHAAAMDLYRQALAIRPNHRDALYNMAISLDAVGRTDEAVSYYRDTIRADASFPDARINLGNILARRGQTTEALAEYQAALRIAPNHPVARANYEGLSRQQSK, from the coding sequence ATGAAGGCATCGCGCCGAAACCGTCACGCCCGCGAAAAATCCGGCGGGGGTCCGCGCACCGACGAGCCCCAGACGCATCGCGGGGCGACGGCCTGGTTGTCAGTGGCTATCGCCGCGATCGTCTTCATTGCGTTTCTTCCCTGCCTGTCCAACGATTTCAACTACGACGATGAGAAGAACATCCTCGAGAACCGCGACTTTCGCGGGCTGGGTATCTCCAATTTGCGATGGATGTTCACCACGTTTCACATGGGCCACTATCAGCCGCTTTCGTGGGTCACGCTCGGCCTGGACTACGTGATCTGGGGCAAGAACCCGCGGGGCTATCACCTCACGAACCTCCTGCTGCACGCCGCCAACGCCGTCCTGGTATTACTGATTGCTCGACGCTTGTTGAACCTCGGGATGGGCAATGCCATCCGCCGCAGCGCGGTCGACGCCGGCGCGTTTATCGCCGCCCTGCTCTTCGCCGTCCACCCCCTCCGTGTCGAGTCGGTCGCCTGGGTCACCGAACGCCGCGATGTGCTCAGCTCCTTCTTTCTCCTCGCGACGGTCCTTCTCTACTTCCGCGCGAACGAGGCGGCTGGGCAAAGCCGCCGGAAGCTGCTCGCCGCGGCGGTCGCCGCCTTCCTGCTGTCGCTCCTGAGTCGTGCCATGGGCGTGACACTTCCGCTTATCCTCCTGGTTCTTGACGTCTATCCACTCCAGCGCCTGGGCGGCGGGCGCGGCTACGTCAATCGCGCGGTCCGCGGTGTTTGGCTGGAAAAGATTCCATTCATCGCCCTCGCCGCCGCCGCCGCCATCCTTGCGCCAATCGCACAAAAAGATGTCGGCGCGGCCATTGAACTTTCCCGCCACGGGATGGACGGCCGCATCGCCCAGGCGGCCTACGGGCTGGTTTTCTACATTTATAAGTCTCTTCTGCCATTAAACTTATCCCCAATTTACGAGCTGCGCCTGCCGCTCAATGTCCTGGCTGCGAAGTACATCGTTTCGGCGATCGTTCTATTGGGGCTCACCGCCACGGTCGCGCTCCTTCGACGACGCTTTCCCGCGCTGGCCGCCGTCGCCCTCTGCCATGTCATTTTCCTTTTGCCTGTTTTGGGCTTTGCGCAAAGCGGGCCGCAGGAAGTCGCCGACCGATACAGCTATCTGCCCGCGATCGGATGGAGCATCCTGATCGGCGGCATCGCGGCGTTCGTGTGGACCCGACCGATCCACAACGTACGGCCGGTCGTGGGGGTTGCGTCCACTGTCATCGTCGTGACACTCTGCGTCCTAACCTGGCGACAGTGTCTTGTCTGGCGCAGCGCGCTCACTCTCTGGACCCACGCCACGCGGAACGGTCCGCCGGCGGCGTCGGCCCACTACAACCTCGCCTGCGCGCTGGCCAAGTCCGGTGATAAGCAGGCTGCGATCGGCGAGTTTCACAAGGCCATCGACGTCAACCCCGTCTTCGCCTCGGCGCACTACAATCTGTCAAACACGCTGTACGAAACCGGCCGGGTGGAGGACGCGATTCTCGGGTACCGCCGCGTTCTCGAACTGGACCGGCACTTCGGTCGCGCCCATTACGAACTGGGCCGCGTCTTTGGCGAACAGCGCCGCTATCAGCAGGCGAAAGAGGAATATCGCGCGGCCATACGCGTCGCGCCGTCGCTGGTCAAGGCGTACATCAACCTCGGCGTCATCGTCGCCCAACAAGACAAAGACCATGCCGCCGCAATGGACCTTTACCGCCAGGCCCTGGCGATCCGCCCGAACCACCGCGACGCGCTCTACAACATGGCGATTTCGCTCGATGCCGTCGGCCGAACGGATGAGGCCGTCTCCTACTATCGCGACACGATCCGCGCCGACGCATCCTTTCCCGACGCGCGCATCAACCTCGGGAACATCCTCGCCCGCCGCGGTCAGACGACCGAAGCCCTTGCCGAATACCAGGCGGCGCTGCGGATCGCGCCGAATCATCCAGTGGCCAGGGCGAACTACGAAGGGCTAAGCCGGCAGCAGAGCAAGTGA